One Pirellulales bacterium genomic window carries:
- a CDS encoding P-loop NTPase codes for MHAGGRRVDAAPAGAPRLVAVAGGKGGVGTTTVALNLAAAMARDGRRTMLVDADPQRADVAALAGVCDGHCLADVLSGTRSLHEAMQLGPAGIQILLGRWGAHAALDWSAHAQERFIYDLRTLGPHVDMILLDLGSVVDATTRHFWKAVDEVVLVTTADNVAVMNSYATVKTHADASQPLRIASLVNQSTDLSAAQDAHMRLQRACRRFLGVEVRALGSIPQDSAVLAAAANARPFVVQAPACAAAQELARSVDRLAVAKTHRQERKGFTQPQRG; via the coding sequence ATGCACGCAGGCGGTCGTAGGGTTGATGCTGCGCCTGCTGGTGCGCCGCGGCTAGTGGCCGTTGCCGGTGGGAAGGGCGGAGTCGGTACGACGACGGTTGCCCTGAACCTGGCCGCCGCCATGGCACGCGACGGACGGCGCACAATGCTGGTCGACGCCGACCCGCAGCGCGCGGATGTCGCCGCGCTCGCCGGTGTGTGCGATGGACATTGCCTGGCTGACGTACTCTCTGGCACTCGTTCGTTGCACGAGGCCATGCAGCTCGGCCCGGCCGGAATCCAGATCTTGCTGGGCCGCTGGGGAGCGCATGCTGCACTGGATTGGTCGGCACACGCCCAGGAACGATTCATTTACGATTTGCGCACCCTGGGCCCGCATGTAGACATGATTCTGCTCGACCTGGGGAGTGTCGTTGACGCCACGACACGGCACTTCTGGAAGGCCGTCGACGAAGTCGTGCTGGTCACGACGGCTGACAATGTCGCGGTGATGAACTCCTATGCGACAGTAAAGACGCATGCCGACGCATCCCAGCCGCTGCGCATTGCTTCACTGGTGAATCAGTCCACTGATCTATCGGCCGCCCAGGACGCGCACATGCGATTGCAGCGTGCCTGTCGGAGGTTCCTCGGTGTCGAGGTGCGCGCGCTCGGCTCGATACCGCAGGACTCTGCCGTGCTGGCGGCTGCTGCCAACGCACGACCATTTGTCGTCCAGGCCCCCGCCTGCGCCGCGGCGCAAGAGCTGGCGCGGTCGGTCGATAGGCTCGCCGTGGCAAAGACCCACAGACAGGAAAGAAAAGGATTTACTCAACCGCAACGCGGCTAG
- a CDS encoding FliA/WhiG family RNA polymerase sigma factor → MVTTVAAEEVTQIWESFKADPNNQDLRNRLVEMYLPLVKYNGERIWSRLPEGVELDDLVSAGVFGLMDAIDAFDLTRGVKFETYCVPRIRGAMLDELRTMDWVPRLVRSKASKLNEAIKTLETKIGRQPTELELAQHMTISVAELEKMILDANAVNLISLNKKWYETDSYKDVREIDILEDKKGEDPTRRIQKNDLMRLVTKGLNRNERLIIILYYYEELTMKEIGATLDLSESRVSQMHSSIVQRLQSQLERRRPEFST, encoded by the coding sequence ATGGTAACGACAGTGGCTGCTGAAGAAGTCACCCAGATCTGGGAGTCTTTCAAGGCAGACCCCAATAATCAGGACCTACGCAACCGACTCGTCGAAATGTACTTGCCACTGGTCAAGTACAACGGCGAGCGCATCTGGTCTCGCCTGCCCGAAGGGGTCGAGCTGGATGATTTGGTCTCGGCGGGCGTATTTGGCCTGATGGACGCGATCGACGCCTTCGACCTGACGCGTGGCGTGAAATTCGAGACCTATTGCGTGCCGCGCATTCGCGGTGCCATGCTCGACGAGCTGCGCACGATGGATTGGGTGCCTCGACTGGTGCGCTCCAAGGCCAGCAAGCTGAACGAGGCCATCAAGACGCTCGAAACCAAGATCGGTCGGCAGCCAACTGAATTGGAACTTGCGCAGCACATGACCATCAGCGTGGCCGAACTCGAGAAAATGATCCTCGACGCCAACGCTGTGAACCTGATCAGTCTTAACAAGAAGTGGTACGAGACGGACAGCTACAAGGACGTGCGCGAGATCGACATTCTGGAAGACAAGAAGGGCGAAGACCCGACCCGCCGCATCCAGAAGAACGACTTGATGCGGCTCGTGACGAAAGGGCTCAACCGCAACGAGCGGCTCATCATCATCCTCTACTACTACGAGGAGCTGACGATGAAAGAGATCGGCGCCACTCTCGATCTTTCCGAGAGCCGCGTGAGCCAGATGCACAGCTCGATCGTGCAAAGGCTGCAGAGCCAGCTGGAACGCCGCCGGCCGGAGTTCAGCACGTAA
- a CDS encoding FdhF/YdeP family oxidoreductase, with the protein MKKRTSGGGWQAIRYTFYKARQAGGLWKLWKAMRSRNACKTCALGMGGQAGGMVNEAGRFPEVCKKSLQAMVSDMQGGIGPDFFSTYSMAQLQRFSPRELENCGRLTQPVRHARGENYYQTISWDESLARIAEKLRAIRPDESFWYTSGRSSNEAGFLVQLFARLYGTNNVNNCSFYCHQASGVGLNNTLGTGTATLALEDLDHADLVFVIGGNPPSNHPRLMTSLMHLRRRGGEVIVINPVREIGLVNFRVPSSPRSMLFGTPIATLYVQPDIGGDLALLTGIAKRIVELGAADETFLRDHCQGAPELLAHLRQLDWSEIVNRSGVAKSDIDAIADRYAQAKNAVFAWTMGITHHLHGVQNVEAITNLALLRGMVGRPHAGLLPIRGHSNVQGIGSVGVSPKLKDAVFERLQSHFGVTLPTTAGLDTLACMEAAEARRLRFGFCLGGNLFGSNPDATFAAGAIDKLGMIVYLNTTLNTGHAHGLAEETIILPVLARDEEPQPTTQESMFNFVRLSDGGPARHEGPRSEVETIADLAGRVLGPDHPIDWRGMQNTHRVREAIAQIVPGFEQIATIDQTKKEFQIPGRTFHVPRFATPDGKARLKLHDLPDLAGGNGHLRLMTVRSEGQFNTVVYEDFDLYRGQDRRDVILMNPADIERLGLRAEQRVTISSEVGRLPNILVRSFEEIKSGNVLMYYPEANVLVPRHADPASRTPAFKSILVRVEVPARVLTAVSV; encoded by the coding sequence ATGAAGAAACGAACCTCGGGCGGTGGCTGGCAGGCCATTCGCTATACCTTCTACAAAGCCCGCCAGGCCGGCGGCCTCTGGAAGCTGTGGAAGGCCATGCGCTCGCGCAATGCTTGCAAGACCTGCGCTTTGGGAATGGGGGGGCAGGCTGGCGGCATGGTCAATGAAGCGGGACGCTTTCCCGAGGTCTGCAAAAAGTCGTTGCAGGCCATGGTCTCGGACATGCAGGGAGGTATCGGCCCCGATTTCTTTTCAACTTACTCGATGGCGCAGCTGCAAAGATTCTCGCCACGCGAACTCGAGAATTGTGGTCGGCTCACCCAGCCGGTGCGCCACGCTCGCGGCGAGAACTATTATCAAACGATCTCCTGGGACGAATCGCTGGCGAGGATCGCCGAAAAATTACGGGCAATCCGTCCGGACGAATCCTTCTGGTACACGAGCGGCCGCAGTTCGAATGAAGCCGGTTTCCTGGTGCAGCTCTTTGCCCGACTTTACGGCACCAATAACGTCAACAATTGCAGTTTCTATTGTCACCAGGCAAGCGGCGTCGGGCTGAACAATACCCTTGGCACCGGTACGGCGACGTTGGCGCTCGAGGACCTTGACCATGCCGACCTGGTATTCGTCATTGGGGGTAATCCGCCCAGTAACCATCCGCGATTGATGACCTCGCTGATGCACTTGCGCCGTCGCGGGGGTGAGGTGATCGTGATCAATCCGGTGCGCGAGATCGGGCTGGTGAACTTTCGCGTGCCCAGCAGCCCGCGCAGCATGCTGTTCGGCACCCCCATCGCCACCTTGTATGTGCAGCCCGACATTGGCGGCGACCTGGCGTTATTGACGGGCATTGCTAAACGAATTGTCGAGTTGGGAGCGGCCGACGAGACTTTCCTGCGCGATCATTGTCAGGGAGCGCCCGAATTACTTGCCCACTTGCGTCAACTCGACTGGTCCGAGATCGTAAATCGTAGCGGCGTCGCCAAGTCAGACATCGATGCGATCGCCGATCGCTATGCGCAGGCCAAGAATGCAGTCTTTGCCTGGACGATGGGCATCACGCACCATTTGCACGGCGTGCAAAATGTCGAGGCCATTACAAATCTGGCCCTGCTTCGCGGCATGGTCGGTCGGCCCCACGCCGGCTTATTACCCATTCGCGGCCATTCGAACGTACAGGGGATCGGTTCGGTTGGCGTCTCGCCAAAGCTAAAGGACGCGGTCTTCGAGCGGCTGCAATCCCATTTTGGCGTCACTCTGCCGACCACCGCAGGGCTCGACACTTTGGCCTGCATGGAAGCGGCCGAGGCCCGACGCCTGCGATTCGGCTTCTGTCTGGGTGGTAACTTGTTCGGCTCGAATCCCGATGCCACGTTCGCCGCCGGCGCGATCGACAAGCTGGGAATGATCGTGTACCTGAATACGACGCTCAATACCGGTCACGCGCATGGGTTGGCCGAGGAAACCATCATCCTGCCGGTACTCGCACGGGATGAAGAGCCGCAGCCGACGACGCAAGAATCGATGTTCAACTTTGTGCGTCTCAGTGATGGTGGGCCGGCGCGGCACGAAGGACCGCGCAGCGAAGTCGAAACGATCGCCGACCTGGCCGGTCGCGTGCTGGGGCCTGACCATCCTATCGATTGGCGCGGTATGCAAAACACTCACAGGGTTCGCGAGGCCATCGCGCAAATCGTGCCAGGATTCGAACAGATAGCCACGATCGATCAAACAAAGAAAGAGTTTCAGATCCCGGGGCGTACGTTTCACGTGCCGCGTTTTGCCACGCCCGACGGCAAGGCCCGGCTCAAGCTGCACGATCTGCCCGACCTTGCCGGCGGCAATGGCCACTTACGGTTGATGACAGTCCGCAGCGAAGGACAATTCAATACCGTGGTGTACGAAGATTTCGATCTTTATCGTGGGCAGGATCGACGCGACGTGATCTTGATGAATCCGGCCGACATCGAGCGGCTTGGCCTACGCGCCGAACAGCGCGTTACGATCTCCAGCGAAGTCGGGCGATTGCCGAACATCCTGGTCCGTTCCTTCGAGGAGATCAAGTCGGGCAATGTGCTGATGTACTATCCGGAAGCCAACGTGCTGGTGCCACGTCATGCGGACCCGGCTTCCAGGACCCCCGCGTTCAAATCGATTCTGGTGCGCGTCGAAGTTCCGGCGCGCGTGCTGACTGCGGTCTCGGTGTAA
- a CDS encoding acetylxylan esterase yields MDKVPNDARLAPLKDLNGEFPFHVPDSEAHWQERAKDVRRQILVSQGLWPMPEHTPANAVIHGKVDRPEYTVERVYLESYPGHFVTGSLYRPKGLSGKLPGVLFPHGHWQDGRFHDAGEKVVRKQLVEGAERFELGARSPLQSLCVQLARMGCVVFSYDMVGYADSKQISFDVAHRYMKRRPQMETAENWGFFSPQAELHLQSIMGLQTYNSQRALDWFCTLPDVDLERIGVTGASGGGTQTFVLCGIDPRPAVAFPAVMVSTGMQGGCTCENAPLLRVDTGNVEFAGLFAPKPLGMTGADDWTKEISTKGLPELQKLYGLFKKQNLVMAKSLNHFGHNYNYVSRAVMYSWFNGHFKLDLDEPVVEEDYQPLTIAEMTVWDDAHPQPPSGDDYERTLLRYMTDEADKQLLALTPKDATSLAEYRRVVGGAVDVLIGHRLPAAAEIEYENVAENSRGTYVEYLGLLRNKEHGSELPVLFFLPNQWNKQVVIWADEAGKAGLFGSDGSPQPAVRALLDAGCAVAGVDLLYQGEFNADGVPPAKARRVKNDRACSAFTTGYNHTVFAERVQDLLTLVAFVKNHDQKPERVHLVGLDGAGAWAAAALAQAGDAVDRAAIDTAGFRFAKLTEIDDINFLPGAVKYGDVLAFLALGAPHPLWLAGEKNELPEIVRATYQAAGQGSAVTAYSDGEDKEAPAAVQFLLKK; encoded by the coding sequence GTGGACAAGGTCCCCAACGACGCCCGGTTAGCCCCGCTCAAGGATCTTAATGGCGAGTTTCCCTTTCACGTTCCCGACAGCGAGGCCCATTGGCAGGAACGTGCCAAGGATGTCAGACGGCAAATTCTGGTTTCGCAGGGGCTCTGGCCCATGCCGGAACATACGCCTGCGAACGCCGTCATACACGGCAAGGTCGATCGCCCCGAGTACACGGTCGAGCGCGTTTATCTGGAAAGCTATCCTGGCCATTTTGTCACCGGCAGCTTGTACCGACCGAAGGGGCTGAGCGGCAAATTGCCCGGTGTCCTCTTTCCGCACGGTCATTGGCAAGACGGTCGTTTTCACGACGCCGGCGAGAAAGTCGTCCGCAAGCAACTCGTCGAAGGAGCGGAACGTTTTGAATTAGGCGCGCGCAGCCCTCTGCAGTCGCTATGCGTTCAGCTCGCCCGCATGGGCTGCGTGGTGTTTAGTTACGACATGGTGGGCTACGCGGACAGCAAGCAGATTTCGTTCGACGTCGCCCACCGCTACATGAAGCGACGTCCGCAAATGGAAACCGCCGAGAACTGGGGCTTCTTCAGCCCGCAAGCAGAGCTTCACTTGCAATCGATCATGGGACTGCAAACCTACAACTCGCAGCGGGCGCTGGACTGGTTTTGCACGTTGCCTGACGTTGATCTTGAACGGATCGGCGTCACCGGCGCGAGCGGTGGCGGCACCCAAACTTTCGTCCTGTGCGGTATCGACCCGCGCCCTGCCGTGGCATTTCCTGCTGTGATGGTTTCCACCGGCATGCAAGGGGGCTGCACGTGTGAAAACGCTCCGTTGTTGCGTGTGGATACCGGTAACGTTGAGTTTGCGGGATTGTTCGCTCCGAAACCTTTGGGCATGACCGGCGCCGACGACTGGACCAAAGAGATCAGCACCAAGGGGCTGCCCGAATTACAAAAGCTGTACGGCCTGTTCAAGAAGCAGAATCTCGTGATGGCCAAGTCGCTCAACCATTTTGGCCACAACTACAACTATGTCAGCCGGGCGGTGATGTATAGCTGGTTCAACGGGCACTTCAAGCTCGACCTTGACGAGCCTGTTGTCGAAGAAGATTACCAACCTCTCACGATCGCCGAAATGACGGTGTGGGATGATGCTCATCCGCAACCTCCCTCGGGCGATGACTATGAACGTACATTGCTACGTTACATGACCGACGAGGCCGACAAGCAATTGCTGGCTCTCACGCCCAAGGATGCAACGAGCCTTGCCGAATACCGCCGCGTCGTCGGTGGGGCCGTCGACGTGCTGATTGGGCATCGTTTGCCCGCGGCGGCCGAGATCGAGTACGAAAACGTTGCCGAGAACAGTCGCGGAACTTACGTCGAGTATTTGGGGCTATTGCGCAACAAGGAACACGGCTCGGAGCTGCCCGTTCTGTTCTTCCTTCCCAATCAATGGAACAAGCAGGTCGTGATCTGGGCAGACGAAGCGGGCAAGGCCGGCCTGTTTGGCAGCGACGGCAGCCCCCAGCCTGCCGTGCGGGCCCTACTCGATGCCGGATGCGCGGTAGCCGGCGTCGATCTGCTGTATCAGGGGGAATTCAATGCCGATGGCGTCCCTCCGGCGAAAGCCCGCCGCGTAAAAAATGACCGCGCATGCTCGGCCTTTACCACGGGCTATAACCACACGGTGTTTGCCGAGCGCGTGCAGGATCTTCTTACACTCGTGGCCTTTGTGAAAAACCACGACCAGAAGCCCGAGCGCGTACACCTGGTGGGCCTCGACGGTGCAGGGGCTTGGGCCGCGGCTGCGCTGGCGCAGGCGGGCGATGCCGTCGACCGTGCCGCGATCGACACCGCCGGATTTCGATTTGCTAAGTTGACCGAGATCGACGACATCAATTTCTTGCCCGGCGCTGTCAAGTACGGCGATGTGCTAGCCTTCCTGGCACTTGGCGCACCTCATCCGCTGTGGTTGGCCGGCGAAAAAAACGAACTGCCGGAAATCGTCCGCGCCACCTACCAAGCGGCAGGGCAGGGGAGTGCTGTTACCGCGTATTCCGACGGTGAAGACAAAGAGGCGCCGGCCGCGGTCCAGTTCCTCTTAAAGAAATGA
- a CDS encoding DUF2007 domain-containing protein, with product MSINDDQVAVFADARPGLAYMVRNRLTEAGIKSYIDNEALRYGANELLPAVIPPRVFVSADDAEAARHIVAEFKIEENEPSSEPSNAEIGKCPTIVADSRQGMSINHHDCEDQVRPSCPQCGHGRMTVCPYCETASADFSTADEPPAASGERAGRLLLCHTCDEPFEPTYYRRCEWCGHDFGSGKELATKTVVEYLNDRVIVAMMGLTIAVLVILVYFGTIVK from the coding sequence ATGTCTATCAACGACGATCAGGTGGCGGTTTTTGCTGACGCCCGGCCGGGTTTGGCGTATATGGTGCGCAATCGGCTGACCGAGGCCGGCATCAAGTCGTACATCGACAACGAAGCCCTCCGCTATGGGGCCAATGAGCTATTGCCCGCAGTGATTCCGCCACGGGTATTTGTCTCAGCGGACGATGCCGAGGCCGCTCGCCACATCGTGGCTGAGTTCAAGATCGAAGAGAACGAGCCGAGCAGCGAACCAAGCAACGCCGAGATCGGCAAGTGCCCCACGATCGTGGCCGACTCACGGCAGGGCATGAGTATCAACCATCACGACTGCGAGGATCAGGTACGGCCCTCGTGCCCGCAGTGTGGCCACGGGCGGATGACCGTCTGCCCCTACTGCGAAACGGCCAGTGCGGATTTCAGCACGGCCGACGAGCCTCCGGCCGCCAGCGGCGAACGGGCCGGACGCCTGCTACTGTGCCACACCTGCGACGAACCGTTCGAGCCGACGTATTACCGTCGCTGCGAATGGTGCGGCCACGATTTCGGCTCGGGCAAAGAGTTGGCGACGAAGACGGTGGTCGAATATCTGAATGACCGGGTGATCGTGGCCATGATGGGACTAACGATCGCCGTGCTGGTGATCCTGGTCTACTTTGGCACGATCGTTAAGTGA
- a CDS encoding ABC-F family ATP-binding cassette domain-containing protein: protein MILLNVVNIIKHFGPDPVLDGVAFEVRPNDKIGLVGPNGAGKTTLLSILAGRQSADAGSVELHSSARLEYLEQQPTIVPGRTLWDEAASALESLTALARDAEQTAQQLSVAVDPTEHRRLAARYDRLQHELNHQDAYNIDHRIERVLEGLGFSRENFRQPVEQLSGGQHNRLLLARLLLSEPDIMLLDEPSNHLDVEATQWLERLLAASEQAMIVVSHDRYFLDKVTNRTLELFSGTVDDYTGNFSAYWRQKAQRLEVQARTYEKQQEFIAKTEDFIRRNHYGQNHAQAEDRRKKLARLERVAPPRTIAAPPMGFTQADRTGDIVLRAEHVTKSYDRLLFDDLSFDILRGERWGILGPNGSGKTTLLRCLVGEEKPDKGQVITGARVRVGYHDQMLRSLDADQPVVDAIRPAGKQFNEPQRRGLLARFGLTGDAVFQRVDSLSGGERSRAALAQLAADNANVLVLDEPTNHLDLWACDALERSLAAFEGTALLVSHDRYFLNRVVDHLLVVEPGRFRVIDGNYDAYLHLVEQGLAGDATITSETSDKKTSTPKRAARADKAAKPKRKFPYRKVADIETEIFQREQRLEQLHAELATPEALRDGQRVRQLQTDIVAERAALEALYPHWEEASELN from the coding sequence ATGATCCTGCTCAACGTCGTCAACATCATCAAGCACTTTGGTCCAGACCCAGTTCTGGATGGTGTCGCGTTCGAGGTGCGGCCTAACGACAAAATCGGGCTGGTCGGACCGAACGGCGCCGGTAAGACCACGCTGTTATCGATTCTCGCCGGCCGTCAGAGTGCCGATGCGGGCAGCGTCGAGCTGCACTCCTCGGCGCGATTGGAGTACCTGGAACAGCAGCCCACGATTGTGCCGGGCAGGACGCTATGGGACGAGGCAGCCTCGGCGCTAGAGAGCCTTACGGCGCTCGCGCGCGATGCCGAACAGACGGCGCAGCAATTGAGCGTTGCCGTCGATCCAACGGAACACAGACGGCTGGCCGCCCGCTACGACCGCCTGCAGCATGAGTTAAACCATCAGGACGCCTATAACATCGATCATCGAATCGAGCGGGTGCTGGAAGGCTTGGGCTTTTCACGTGAAAACTTTCGGCAGCCCGTCGAGCAACTCAGCGGCGGCCAACATAACCGACTGCTGCTGGCCCGGCTGTTATTGAGCGAGCCGGACATCATGCTGCTCGACGAACCCTCAAACCATCTAGATGTGGAAGCGACGCAGTGGCTCGAACGTTTACTGGCCGCTAGCGAACAGGCCATGATCGTGGTAAGCCACGACCGTTACTTTCTCGACAAAGTGACGAACCGTACGCTCGAGCTGTTTAGCGGGACGGTTGATGACTACACGGGCAACTTCTCGGCCTATTGGCGGCAAAAGGCGCAGCGCCTGGAAGTGCAGGCACGTACCTACGAAAAGCAGCAGGAGTTTATCGCCAAGACCGAAGACTTTATCCGGCGCAATCACTACGGGCAAAATCATGCGCAAGCAGAGGATCGGCGTAAAAAGCTGGCACGGCTTGAACGTGTCGCCCCGCCACGCACGATTGCTGCCCCACCGATGGGCTTTACACAGGCCGACCGTACGGGCGACATTGTGCTGCGCGCCGAGCATGTGACCAAGTCCTACGACCGGCTGCTATTTGACGATCTGTCCTTTGATATTTTGCGCGGCGAGCGGTGGGGCATTCTCGGCCCCAACGGCTCTGGCAAGACGACACTGCTGCGCTGCCTGGTTGGTGAGGAAAAGCCGGACAAGGGGCAAGTCATCACCGGAGCGCGCGTGCGCGTCGGTTATCACGACCAAATGCTGCGCAGCCTGGACGCCGACCAGCCGGTCGTGGATGCCATTCGGCCGGCAGGCAAGCAATTCAACGAGCCGCAGCGTCGCGGGCTGCTCGCGCGCTTTGGACTAACAGGAGACGCGGTGTTTCAACGGGTCGACAGCCTCAGCGGGGGCGAGCGCAGCCGCGCGGCGCTCGCGCAGCTCGCTGCCGATAATGCCAACGTGCTGGTTCTTGATGAACCGACGAACCATCTCGACCTGTGGGCCTGCGATGCGCTGGAGCGGTCATTGGCGGCGTTCGAGGGCACGGCGCTGCTGGTCAGTCATGACCGTTATTTTCTCAATCGCGTTGTCGATCATCTGCTGGTGGTCGAGCCGGGCCGTTTCCGCGTGATCGACGGGAACTACGACGCGTATCTTCACCTGGTCGAGCAAGGTCTCGCCGGTGACGCGACGATCACTAGCGAAACGTCGGACAAGAAGACATCGACGCCCAAGCGAGCGGCACGCGCCGATAAGGCGGCAAAGCCGAAGCGCAAGTTTCCGTATCGAAAAGTAGCGGACATCGAGACCGAGATATTCCAACGCGAGCAGCGTCTGGAGCAGCTGCACGCGGAACTGGCCACGCCCGAAGCCTTGCGCGACGGACAACGCGTGCGGCAACTACAGACAGACATTGTCGCGGAGCGCGCGGCACTAGAAGCGCTCTATCCGCACTGGGAAGAAGCGTCGGAACTGAATTGA
- a CDS encoding penicillin acylase family protein yields the protein MRKRILQVVAAIVVLLIVVMVGVGWWAQQKVAASLPLLDGEVQVTGVSGPATIERDGRGIATIRADKRTDVAFALGFVHAQDRFFQMDLLRRNSAGELAELVGPAVLEADRRVRVHRFRDVAQRLLSASETDELALLNAYAAGVNAGLAKLKAKPFEYLLLGIEPAPWKPEDSALVMFSMYLDLQGEDYRDEATLGLMHDILPEEVFDFLAPRGTEWDAPIDGEAFATPGIPGPEVFDTRKLDAVARAQLLPLGAPLPETPVHLGSNNWAVSGKRTADGRAMVADDMHLGIRVPHVWYRTSLVWRGNDGTGDEQHMTGVSLPGTPAIVVGSNGHVAWGFTNSEGDWVDVVIVEPDPNDKDSYLTPDGPRKFEHHTEVIHVAGSPDETLEVVTTIWGPLMDEDQEGRPRAQRWVAHDPAGVNMGLLKIESAKTLEEALRLANLSGSPAQNLVVADDQGRIAWTILGRIPRRVGFDGRLPSSWADGQHRWDGWLAPEEYPRVIDPEDGRLWTANARVVSGDMLATVGDGGYDLGARAQQIRDDLRAVDTATEADMLRIQLDDRAVFLERWRTLLLDLLSPEVIADNPQRGDLRKQVENWGGHAAVDSVGFRAVRTFRHRLVAQLSDVLVTPCKLADKNFAIAHLDRTEGPVWRLVSERPEHLIDPRFKSWDDLLLAAADAVIAEAQGGKSALDGYTIKSRATPQPGATLADYTWGNHNTTRIQHPLSLAVPSLAIWLDMPAQALPGDSENMPRIQAPAMGASQRMAVSPGHEQDGYMHMPCGQSGHPLSPHYRDEHEDWAEGKPEPFMPGAVVHTLMLKPAA from the coding sequence ATGCGCAAGCGCATATTGCAAGTCGTGGCCGCGATCGTGGTGCTGCTCATCGTAGTCATGGTCGGAGTCGGATGGTGGGCCCAGCAAAAGGTCGCAGCCAGCCTGCCGCTGCTCGACGGCGAAGTCCAGGTAACGGGCGTCTCCGGTCCCGCCACGATCGAGCGCGATGGCCGCGGCATCGCCACGATTCGTGCCGACAAGCGCACGGACGTGGCATTTGCTTTGGGCTTTGTACACGCCCAGGATCGATTTTTTCAGATGGATTTATTGCGGCGCAACTCGGCGGGTGAATTGGCAGAATTGGTTGGGCCAGCAGTGCTCGAGGCCGATCGGCGCGTCCGGGTTCACCGCTTCCGCGATGTGGCACAGCGGCTGCTCTCTGCGTCGGAAACGGACGAGTTGGCGCTGCTCAATGCCTACGCCGCCGGAGTCAATGCCGGGCTGGCCAAGTTGAAGGCGAAGCCATTTGAGTATCTCCTTTTGGGCATCGAGCCGGCGCCGTGGAAGCCCGAGGACTCGGCGCTGGTCATGTTCTCGATGTACCTCGACCTGCAGGGGGAGGATTACCGCGATGAGGCCACGCTGGGCCTGATGCACGACATACTGCCCGAAGAGGTGTTCGATTTTCTCGCGCCGCGCGGCACCGAATGGGATGCGCCGATAGATGGTGAGGCGTTTGCCACGCCGGGCATTCCGGGTCCAGAAGTATTCGACACCCGCAAGCTTGATGCCGTGGCGCGCGCGCAATTGCTTCCGCTCGGTGCCCCCTTGCCCGAGACGCCCGTGCATCTTGGGAGCAACAACTGGGCAGTGTCAGGTAAACGAACTGCAGATGGACGCGCAATGGTGGCAGATGACATGCACCTGGGAATTCGCGTTCCCCACGTGTGGTATCGCACCTCGTTGGTTTGGCGTGGCAACGACGGCACGGGCGACGAGCAACATATGACGGGCGTTTCGCTGCCTGGTACTCCGGCCATCGTTGTGGGAAGCAACGGCCACGTAGCCTGGGGATTCACCAATAGCGAAGGTGATTGGGTCGACGTGGTAATCGTCGAACCCGATCCGAACGACAAGGACTCTTACCTCACGCCCGACGGCCCGCGCAAGTTTGAGCATCACACGGAAGTGATTCACGTGGCTGGTTCCCCCGATGAAACGCTCGAAGTGGTAACGACCATTTGGGGACCGCTCATGGACGAAGACCAGGAAGGCCGCCCACGGGCTCAACGGTGGGTGGCGCACGATCCAGCAGGGGTGAACATGGGACTGCTGAAGATCGAATCGGCGAAAACGCTGGAGGAAGCTCTGCGGCTGGCCAACCTCAGCGGCTCGCCGGCGCAGAATCTTGTCGTGGCCGATGATCAGGGACGGATTGCCTGGACAATTCTGGGGCGTATTCCGCGCCGTGTTGGTTTCGACGGCCGGCTTCCGTCGTCCTGGGCCGACGGCCAGCATCGCTGGGACGGTTGGCTGGCACCGGAAGAATATCCACGCGTGATCGATCCCGAGGACGGACGCCTGTGGACTGCCAATGCACGGGTCGTCAGCGGCGACATGCTGGCCACTGTGGGGGACGGCGGTTACGACTTGGGTGCCCGCGCCCAACAGATTCGCGATGACTTGCGTGCTGTCGATACGGCAACCGAGGCAGACATGTTGAGGATCCAATTGGACGATCGGGCTGTGTTTCTCGAGCGCTGGCGCACGTTGCTGTTAGACCTATTATCGCCGGAAGTGATTGCCGATAACCCTCAGCGCGGCGACTTGCGCAAGCAGGTTGAAAACTGGGGTGGGCATGCGGCAGTGGATTCGGTCGGGTTTCGCGCCGTACGGACATTCCGGCACCGGCTGGTGGCGCAACTGTCAGACGTGCTGGTGACGCCGTGCAAATTGGCGGACAAGAACTTCGCGATCGCGCACCTCGACCGCACCGAGGGCCCAGTGTGGCGACTAGTTTCCGAGCGACCAGAACATCTGATCGATCCGCGTTTCAAAAGCTGGGACGACCTACTACTGGCCGCAGCCGACGCGGTGATCGCCGAGGCCCAGGGAGGCAAATCGGCCTTGGACGGTTACACGATCAAGTCTCGCGCCACCCCACAGCCCGGCGCGACGCTGGCCGATTACACATGGGGCAACCACAATACGACCCGCATCCAACACCCGCTGAGCCTGGCGGTGCCGTCCTTGGCAATCTGGCTCGACATGCCGGCCCAGGCGTTGCCGGGAGATTCGGAAAACATGCCGCGAATTCAGGCGCCGGCCATGGGTGCCTCGCAACGAATGGCCGTCTCACCCGGCCATGAGCAAGATGGGTACATGCACATGCCGTGTGGTCAAAGCGGCCACCCCTTGTCGCCCCACTATCGCGACGAGCACGAAGACTGGGCCGAAGGGAAGCCAGAGCCGTTCATGCCGGGCGCGGTGGTGCATACGCTGATGCTGAAGCCGGCGGCGTAG